TGATCTACAAAATTCGATTGGCAACTCAACAACAAACTTGCAAATGTTATTAGAAAAATATGGTATAAACAGAGATAACGAGAATTTGTTAACACAACAAAATGACGTTAATGAGCTAGGAGTTGAGGAAATCTTCGTTCCCGAGGCAGCACTAAAAGATGAGAAGAAAAATGATTTTTATGATCCTATTGGCGATGGGGACAGAGATATGGGCCATGATTCTTATTCGTCTAGATCTGAAGATGGATTCAGTACGGATAGCGAAAGTAGTTCCATGGATATAAGTTTGTCAAAATTGAAGGctacagaaaagaaaaaaaatattggtaAAGATAAACAATATGAAAACTCCTGCCAAATTTGTACAGAGACATTCAAACGTCGTAGCAATTACACTTTACACATGAAAAAGAAACATGGAGTATTATTTTGTTTGCAGTGTACAAATTCATATAAAACCGAATCAGAAATGAAAGAGCATATGCAGGTACATAAAAAATTATGGGCGTGTCTGCATTGTGATAAAAAATTCGAGAGAAAAGGTTTGCGTTCTAAACACATGAAAGCGGAACATTATTTCAAGGAAAAAACCAATCAATCATTTGTCTGCGAAAACTGCGGTGAGCCATTGCGCACAAGGAAAAAACTAAAGAAGCACATGCTAACACACGAAGGTTATGTGCCAACGTGTAAGGAATGTGGAAAGACGTTCAAAAGCAATGATGGGCTAAGGGTAATAAATTTGTCACGttcttaaaaaaaagtatttaagagCCATATGCTCAATGTCCATATAACGCTAACCAGCAATTTGATAAAAATCTGTCATTTAACTGCTAGTCAGTGTTAGTCGGCTATGATGTAAACGTAAACAATGACCCCTTATATACTATGTATTTCAGAGACACGTACAAATACATGGCGATAAACATATTTGTAACGTTTGTGGTAAAGAACTTAGCAGTCGAGTTACGTACAATAGACATATGTTGGTACACTCCGACGCGCTGAAACATAAATGTGACGTATGTGGGCGTGGCTTTAAACGTGCTAGAGCGCTTAAAAATCATTTACTTGCACATACTGGCTTAAGACCTTATAAATGTGACTTTTGTGAAAAAACCTTTTCCACAGGTTCTAGTTGTCGTTTGCACAAGAAGACTATGCATCCGCATGAATTGGCTGAACTAGAGGCGTCTGGCGTAAAACAATATACACAAAATATACCAAATCTAGAACAATTAAAAGCTGTGTAAGTATAATATTTGAtgatttatttcaaattatttttatattttggtcCTTGTATTGTTTTTAAGGGCGCGCACTGGCACAAACTTTAGACCGTTGATGTCAAAACAAAACGGCTTTGTAAATCTTAACAAAACTACAATTGATGATGCTGCAATGTGATAATATCAAGATCACATCGTGTAAAATGATCAATAAAAATTGATATTATAATGATAGCactatttccttttattttttatactttgtcttatttaatattgtaacgaattctggaaTTACTGATTATTTATgcgcttctgctaacgttcgaatcgctaaactgttgaataaatcactcaaatattcagtattgcaaactggtatttatttagaatactttgggtgtagttgttgttgttgtagcagtgcttcgccccacctaacacctgcgaccgatcacaaattgtcgtaccccagcgggttaggggatcagaatatacccgcggtaggtatgtctgtcgtaagaggcgactaaaataccagattcaaggggctgtgtagcgcaacctttcaggttgtcagcgcaatatatagcttcttcaaacccaattgtcaacctcacctatccgcggcgaatcctgtttcactaacagacgaggctctggcgaccccaagctcctcatggaacttgggggtagggagggagggaatggcctgaaggtttaatgtggccacataaatcgttcccgaaatggtcgggctagcaccttaatggtgctatggtaccggagcgtaccggatttgtatccggcaaaggaccatcacatcgataacactccccaaagccttcggggagcgaccttatcgctaca
The DNA window shown above is from Eurosta solidaginis isolate ZX-2024a chromosome 2, ASM4086904v1, whole genome shotgun sequence and carries:
- the LOC137239559 gene encoding zinc finger protein weckle-like, with the protein product MAEAYAACSRTILGGKWKNWCRLCAKANTQYINVIVGQNQEEYINENTFKSDRDLTHDILEFFRIHIKEDDKLPQIICKECHEVVLSLIKFNERAKKVQQMYDDLQNSIGNSTTNLQMLLEKYGINRDNENLLTQQNDVNELGVEEIFVPEAALKDEKKNDFYDPIGDGDRDMGHDSYSSRSEDGFSTDSESSSMDISLSKLKATEKKKNIGKDKQYENSCQICTETFKRRSNYTLHMKKKHGVLFCLQCTNSYKTESEMKEHMQVHKKLWACLHCDKKFERKGLRSKHMKAEHYFKEKTNQSFVCENCGEPLRTRKKLKKHMLTHEGYVPTCKECGKTFKSNDGLRRHVQIHGDKHICNVCGKELSSRVTYNRHMLVHSDALKHKCDVCGRGFKRARALKNHLLAHTGLRPYKCDFCEKTFSTGSSCRLHKKTMHPHELAELEASGVKQYTQNIPNLEQLKAVARTGTNFRPLMSKQNGFVNLNKTTIDDAAM